Part of the Serinus canaria isolate serCan28SL12 chromosome 1, serCan2020, whole genome shotgun sequence genome is shown below.
AATAAGAAATTTAGATTGAACACTTGACTAGATACATAGATAGCATTAATTCCCTATTTACgtttctcatttctttcactACATCTTAAGTGTAGTGGATAAAATAGTCCTAGCTGGTATTAAGTGACAGTCTGTGTCCATTGCTCTTTTCCCTATGTGGAAGCATAAGGTCCGGGTGAAGAGCTGCAACTGGAATATTTAAGCTAAACTGGAGATTGTCACTGTAAAGGATTAGTCCTTCCCAGTGATGCCATATTAAGCATTTCAGTTAGAACAATTTTGTATATACATGTTAGCCACAGTTTACATTATGAAAATATTGCTCTGtgggtttaattttttattttttttcccttctctattCTGAAGGGTCAGTTTTCATCAAGTCCTATTCAGGGAGGAGCAAGAGCTTATAGCCTAGGAAGTATAACCAGTCCCCCATTTCCAGAGGGCTCTCCTGCACCTAATAGTTCTCCGGCTTTTTCACCAATTGCTTTTCACATAAGAAAAACACCACTCTCAGGTATGGTTTGATTCTATATGTATTACTCTATCTTGagtaatgtatttttattataaaaactCGTAAATTCTTGCtggaacatttttctgtttggagaTGAGTTTCTTTGCTTGGCAGACCAGCAGTCTCCTGTCTAACACATCTGCTGTTCAGCAGTGAAATATGTGAAGCACTGAAATGTATATGCTTGCAACTGATCAGCTAGGGAAAATATTGCAGAAGGTACTGAGACCAAATACGAATGAAGAAAAGTTAAAAGGGTTAATTTAATCTAGTGTAGGGAGGGTTTTAAAGCCACATGCCTGAATTTAGTCAGGTTACAATTCTGATTTGGCCCAGCCTGAAGCATGTTAATGCCAATGGACGAAAAATGTTTAGCTTGAGCTTTCAAATCATGCCATCATGAAGattatttgaaatgaaatgacTAATGACGAAATCACAAACCTTGTATGCCCTCATTGCTCTAGAAAATGTCACTGTTTCATGGTGTGTCCATACCTGGTAAGGCTTAATGCCTTATTTATACAGGTTTGGTATGATTACACATATTTATACACACATTTTGTTTAATGGTATTTTACACCGTTATATATGGAGGTTGCACAGGTGTTTTCTCACTTGTCTGATCTTAAACTTCATTGCTGCCAAAAAATTTAAGTGCCTATAGATTGTGTATTGACATTCGtttaggaaaaaaggaatggGGCACTAACGGATTACAGTAAACCAGCCTTCACCCATTTCCCTTTGAATACTGTATAgtaatgacatttaaaaatacaagctCTCCAATACAGCAAATCATGTCATAGAAAAGAATAGAAATATGGCGGGATAAAAACTTGACTTTACCATATACCTTGTTAAAATGAATGTATGGGtgatgggtttggtttttgggtttgcttgtttggttgggttgggAGGCAACAGTCAGGGAAATATTCTGTAGTGAAATACTCTGTAGTTGGCTATAAATTATTCAGTGGACTGTAGGGCCCTGAGAATGATGAGTTTTTCTATTAGATACCAGGTGTAGTTAAactttgctcatttttttccagaccaaagaaaatttacatttcGTTCTCCAGATATTCCTTCTTCCTCAAATAGAATGACACCCCCAAGTACAAGAAGTCCTTACATAGATGGTTGTTCTCCAATTAAAAATTGCTCTCCTATGAGACTTGGAGCCTGTAGAGGAACTGCTCAGTATCAGACTTCTGTCATTAGAATACCAATTGCAGTTGAGAATCATGAGGATGAGGAAGACAAGGAAAACACTTCTCCAGCAGAAGCTCGCTTCTCAGAAATGGATAATGGAATAAAGGTACATCAGGAAGACAGTGATACTTTTGCACATGGTACACATCTCGTGGTGGCAACTGTGTCTATTTCACCAGATCACTCAGAAGGTTGTCATCAAAGGTTGTCATCATTTCAGGATATAGAAGgcttaaaggaaaataatactGTAGACATGGCTGATGCAGCTGAAGTGTCAGAGGAAAACACGTGGATGAAAGAAACAATTGGCAGTAGCAATACACCAATGACCAGCTTTATGACAGGCATTACTTTCAGTGTTGAAAGCTCTCGTATGTGCATGTCACCTCTTGCAGAAAGCAGCGCAATTCCTTGTGACAACAGTAGTATTCAggtaaaaatacaatttttggtTTCTCTGTAAAGCTGAGCTCAACATAACTTGGAATACGTACACTAATATGGAAGTAAttgttattttctcttattGGATATGGCATCCAGGGGGTATTGTGACTTTTATCCCTTCCCTTCATCCCCTTTTGGTGGAGTTAGCATAGCAATTATTTTTGCGTTGCTCTGTACATTAGTATATTTAACTTGATCCAAATTAATGCTAACAGACCTGTTCACAATTTGCTTTTGTTATTAACCAGTCATAGTTGGTTTGTTGGATTAAGCTCTGTTAATCAAATGCAAATCATACCAGGTATCTGAGGGATTTATTTATGTTAAATGACAGTACAATTTTCAAGCCCTGCTCTTTGATTTCAGGTGGACAGTGGTTACAATACACAGACTTGTGGAAACAGCATTATGGATACTGCAGGGGCTGAAAACAGTTGCAGAGAAAATGATGTGAACACTATTGCGTTTCAGAATAAATCTCAGCTGCCTAGAACAAAGGTAGGAGTTGTGGTTAAAATGTGATAAGCTTCCCATCTAAAGCATCCGTTCCCCATTGTATTTGGTTTCAGGGAGCCTGAGGGGAGAGACTGTCAGATGATAATAAAGATGCTAATGTAGTGTTGGTTCAGAGACGATATTGAATAAATGCAGGACAAACATCTtgaactggcaaaaaaaaaaaagttttatgaTAAAAGCAAAGGCTGTTTTGGAGGAAACTGAGTTATATATGCCTGAATAGTAGTAGTGAGGCTGTTCATGACTGTTGTAGTCTGTctataatttttgtttcttttgttcttcttgCTTCATTTATTGCTAAGTTTTAAACATGTGCCTGTGGAGAATGACATTTCTGGAGAAAAACTGTCTGCTgctaatttttataaatttagtGTTGAATCCTAGACCATACCTGCCATGCTGACTTGGTGGGGAACTTTCTGCATGGGTACAGTCTTTTTACAAGCCCTTTGAGGACCTATTTGAAAAACACATTACAAATGATAATACATATCTAGCAAAGCTCTCAACCCCCTAATCTTGTGACTGATGGGAAAGAGTTCTACTTCTTCCAGAGACTTGGAAGCAAGGCTAGTTTCTTTGGAGAAGAGAGTAACGATCATCTCCTCTCAGTAATTATGGTCACATGATGCCACAAACTTTGTTTAGGGTCTGCTATGTCTTGAAAGTCCTTAAAGGGGAGACAGTACTGACTGTTGGTACCAATTATAAAAACACCTCAAGTAAAGCCATTCAGCCCTGACTTCTGGATGTGACTTGCTAAAAGCCACTTCTATGCCAATAGGAAGTGCTGACTGATGGTGTCTTACAGACCACTGATACCAAATTTTAAACTGTTCATTGAAGACAGGACAAATGTGCCCTTTGAAGAACAACAGATATTTTGTCATTAACTTCTAAAAATACTCATCTAAGTTCTTGCCCTTGTCACTCTGTTGGACAGGAATTTTATGTGAGCATATGCCTGCCAGAATCACTTGTCTGGTATCAAACCCATCCTAGAGGGACTTGCCAATGTCacacagctgccttttcctgctgttggtCCTTGAACTGCTGGATCCGGACTAAgccaaattttgctttttagatTAGGAGTAAAGTGTGAAGGCATTAAGTGCTTCATTCAGATCTCACAATTGAGAAGCCCagggaatgaaaagaaaaaagcacagacATTGCTGGCTGCAAGATTCAAGTCAGGCTCATTCAGACATTCATGTGAGCCCTAGAAATGAGGTAGTTCTTGCAGACAGCATGTTTTAAATATCTTTGTAGAGAAGATGTGGtacttcatttctttctcatttcagaAGAGTAGAGATAGTACTTAAGTACTTACTATACTTGAAATTTGCAGTTAGTAATCTTGGGTCTTGTTTCTTTTGGAGCATTTCtgttaaaattgtttaaaaactAACTTTTTCTTATTCACCTAGGAGTGTTCTGTTGTAAGCCATAAGGACAATCAGTTGCTGAGAACAAAATCTCCAGAAAAGCAATCCTCTTTtcaaaaagccaaaacacaTAGCACAGTATTTGGTCAAAATGCAACTTGCAACATTTCTGCTTggaaacataaaaatgaaaatcaagttTGGGGATTTCACAAAAGTGGTATGTAGTTTTCTGATGGAGAACTTAATCTGTGGTTTCTAATAAATTTTTATACATATGACCTCAATTACCTGGATTATATATactattttgcttttccaatgCAAGTGTAATAAACTGTTTGAGATATATTAAGGGAGTTTTTAAATAATGTGGgatttttcaggttttattaataaatttattaGTGTCATTAAGTGAtcctttttgaaaattaaagtgTCTAGATTTGGTACAGAGaaacagcaggttttttttcagtattgtATTCCTTCTGTGACTAGGGTGGTGTGGGGGGAAGGGTGTGGGATGTGGAGGTTCAGGGACATCACACCACAACCAATATGATCCAgtgaagccaaatttattaTCCCTAAAAAActatatttataattattctCTACTGTCCACATGTCTCTAGCTAATACATGATTGGCCAGGTCTAGCTGTTCACACGTCTGAGATAGGGTGCTGATTAGATAATCTAACTTTTTGCATGTctggctgtggttttctgtCCCTCCCATGAACTgtctttttcctcactttcctAAGCTCACTGACAAACTTGCTGAGTCCAGTTGACTCTTCTTGTATCTTTTTCAAGGATATACCGACCCCATTTTCTGTATATGTTGTCCATTATCCCAAGCAGGCTGAATTGTGGATAGGCTGAATATGGCCATTGTTCTTCAAAAACTCCTCAATCTGCAACAAATCCTCAACAGGGTAGATTCCATGAGCAGCCTAGGATAACTTGCATAGGAACCAGTATAACTGCAAAATCACTTACATTTTCAGATTTGTCCCACCTAAAGGCATGAGGGACATTGGTCtttgtgggaaagaaaaagtggaaGGGGTATTAGTCTGGTTTTGGATTGCTTTTTTCCAACCAGATTATATTGTGTGGCTTCATAAATACTACCAGTAGTACCAAGAGTAAGTCACTGGACAGAAGTGAACGGCTGGGGTGTGATGAGAGCAAATGCCAAGTTTAGTTCTcttagaaatataaaatgagCTTTATGTCAAAAGAAGTTGTTTAGTAATTCTCtaaacagctttttccttggTTTGACAGAGATCTGTGATGTTAGTTAGGTTTAAGTAAAATGTATTACTGGTTACCCTAAAATTAAAAGCTAGTGTTGTGGCTTTGGTAATAGTTTTAGTACTAAACTTGGAGTTGATCACCTGACACTACCAGTGTCTGTGAAGAACAACTGTGTCCAAATTGATGCTTTGGTACTCTTTGGAACAAATCTAAGAAGATGCAATAAGATTCATTGGTCTCAGTACTATCACTAAGAAATGGTGCAGCCTTTCTTAATTGCTAGTATTATTCTGTTGCTTACAGAAATTACCAAACTACTTAGATAAatccttaaaaaataattaattttttaaggattttttttaacttttgcatGCCCTTTATTACCAAAATTATTAATACAAGCTAACCTTTTGTTGTCATATTTCAAAAGTCAGTGATTTTTCacgggcagctcctcacagcactgactccttcacAGCACAACCAATAAGCTCCATCTCTCTATCTCTTCTCAGTACAGCTAACCCAAACTCTCTTCTCAACTAGCTCACCCTCTCTTTTAGCACTCTTACTGgtcacagctgtgccccattaagggcaggcctgttcctaatcttaggtgattagtacagctgcacTTCCTCAGGGGTGAGATTACCTTCTGCACTTTTTTCTTACCTTCTATCCCTCCACAACCTTTCATCCATTCAAGAAAACCATCAGTTAATTAAAATGATGGATTGAAGAGGGGATCAGAAGCCCAGAATTCCCTTTGTGTAATCAAATCAGATTTAGTTGAATTTGCTTGTATTTAT
Proteins encoded:
- the BORA gene encoding protein aurora borealis — translated: MGDTEEAKMQITPETPGRVAILNPFESPNDYYSLQEQIVSSPSVFKSTKSSSTPGKFRWSIDQLALINPVEIDSEDIRRQGIYLSQARIDKETEDRRQKAIEEFFTKKLIVPSPWIEHEGKQVSQFNSTKYVDISNISPTGRQLSLQPGKSNAACQTVLSLPVDFNLEKILGEYFRTDEFADQSQENLSSSSLRRKLFLEENGNVSACLSPSLHSPCGSQPLGVLCSIELSPVRCRSPLDTSSSGQFSSSPIQGGARAYSLGSITSPPFPEGSPAPNSSPAFSPIAFHIRKTPLSDQRKFTFRSPDIPSSSNRMTPPSTRSPYIDGCSPIKNCSPMRLGACRGTAQYQTSVIRIPIAVENHEDEEDKENTSPAEARFSEMDNGIKVHQEDSDTFAHGTHLVVATVSISPDHSEGCHQRLSSFQDIEGLKENNTVDMADAAEVSEENTWMKETIGSSNTPMTSFMTGITFSVESSRMCMSPLAESSAIPCDNSSIQVDSGYNTQTCGNSIMDTAGAENSCRENDVNTIAFQNKSQLPRTKECSVVSHKDNQLLRTKSPEKQSSFQKAKTHSTVFGQNATCNISAWKHKNENQVWGFHKSGM